A stretch of DNA from Fibrobacter sp. UWB11:
GTCACCGGAATTCCCTACAATTCCAAGCAAATCATGAACTTTGTTTACAGCAAAGGCGAAGAACCGCGTATTGTCATGGTCGACCGCATCGGTGGTGACCGCAGCGGAACCGGCGATGTCATCAGTTCAATTATCGCAGGCATGTACATGAACGGCCACGACTTTTACGAGTCAGTCAAAAAGGCCGCTGACTTTGTCTCTAAATGCCTACGCTATTGCGAAGACAACAATGTTCCCACGCATTGGGGGCTCTGCTTTGAAATGTACCTTCGCGACTTGATGGAGGATTAAAATGGTTGTATATACAGTGACAGGAAATGTCGGCGAAGCCGGCTATTTGGACATTGCAAACAGCGGCGATATCACAGGCAAGAACATTTATGTGAACATGACTAACCGCTGCCCTTGCAGCTGCGTTTTTTGCTTGCGCCAGACAAAGAAAATGATGGAAGGCAATTCGCTTTGGCTCAAAGGTGGCGAGCCGAGCGTTGAAACCGTCTTGGACATTTTCGCAAAGTACGATCTTTCCGTCATTAACGAACTCGTGTTTTGCGGCTACGGTGAACCGCTCGAACGCTTGCACGATGTATGCAAAGTTATCGATGAATTAAAAACAAAGTACCCGAAATTAAAAGTCCGCCTCAACACAAACGGACTTGCCAACTTGATTCACGGCGAAGACATCACACCGCAACTTGAAGGACGTTTCGATACCGTTTCCATCTCGATGAACGCCCCGGACGCCGAAGAATTCCTCGAACTCACAAGATCAAGATTCGGCATCAAGTCTTTTGACGCCATGAAGGAATTTGCAGCACTCGCAAAATTCCATGTGCCAAACGTCGTGATGACCGTTGTCGAAAAAGTCATGCCCGAAGAAAAAATCGAGCAGTGCCGCAAGATCTGCAACGAACTCGGCGTCACGCTGAGAGTCCGACCGTTCGAAAATTAAGGAATAAAGCTAAGAAATGCTGCCGCCGACAAAATCGGCGGCATTTTTTCGTAACTCCCTACGTCATCTCTTTCCACTTGATAAACAAACTTTTCACTTTCTGGAAATAGGCGCGGGTTTTCTCAGGTTCGATAAAGAATGTCGCTACACAAACAACAAGGAATGTGCTGAATATCAGTCCAATAAAAACGCCAGCCACATAATAGCCGCCATACATGTTTTCGCGCATATACCCTAGCGAGCCCCATAACATTTGGACAAACGCTATCACGGCATAAATTTTCAATACCAAAGAATTTCTTTTTACGATGGCGAACACGCCTACTGCAATAGGTAATAAAATCAACGCCGCATTCATAATGGAAAATGATTCTACAAAATTTTCCGGACCTTTACTAAACAAACTCATAACAGATTTAATGACGTCATTTGCCCCATCGACCATGAAAAATGCCGCGCAAAATTGAAGCAAACCAAATTGCGTAGCCGTTTTAGGTTTAATGAAAAATACAGCAGCAACAAAAACTGTCAGGGGGGTCACAATGCGTTCAAGCAGACGATTAAAGAGATAAGCATTATCAACACCAAGTGGCAAATAAATGCGGTTAAAATTCACAATATCTACTATTATTCCGCTCAAAATGGAAATAATTATAAACACGGCGTAGATTTTCAGAATCAACACATTCTTTTTAACAAGCGCAACTATTCCTAACGCAAAAACAACCACATACAAAAGAACTGTTACAATATAAAATCCTATAGGGTTGACATCCCCCGTCATTTCTGCGGTAAACTTATTGAAAAGCAGACTCGCAATGTTATATAGCGAGTTCATAATCATGATAGCCGCACAAATTCTAAACAATTGCAAATTCATAAATTATCCTTTAATTTTCTGTAAGCAAGTTTTCACCCACTCGGGCTTAATGAAGAATACCGCAATAGCAATCACAGTAGATGTATTAAAAATGGCATAGGAAACAAGCGAGGTCACAATATAAGGGTCAAATCCAGAGGTACGAATAGAACTGAGTAAATTCAACAAAATTTGAACAAATGTCATTAAAGACCCTACTACCAAAACAGGCACATTTTTTTTAACAAGGGCAAATATACCGACCGCCAAACAAACAACACCAAAGAAAGCAAGTTGAAAAACGGGAGGTTGCGTAAAAACAAAATGTATCAAGCCATTTAATCCACTTACAACAAAACAAATGGCACAAAGTCGGAAGAGACCTAAATTAAAGTTTTCATTCACAATAGCAATCTCGTTTTCTTCGACACGCTTTTTGGATGCAACAAAGAACGCGGCCACAGCAACGACTACGTTCACGTTAAAAATCAAGCTAACGAATTTCTGGCCAAGATGCTCTTTTACCATTTCATTCCCTAACAAGGCGCTTATAAAATTAACAGCAAATGCTCCCAACACAATCCAGATGAGGAACAGCACAGCCGATATTTTTAAGGCCGTTACATTATTTTTGACAAGCGTAATTATCCCCAGCGTTAAAAAAACGACGACGGTCAAAACACCTAATACAAATGGGAAGAAAACCCCTGACGCAATCAACAGTCCGACCGTTCCAAGCAAATCTTCAAATGACGAATTCGTAAGCGCGCTCCACAGCGAACTGAAAAATCCACCATGCCTAGCCATAACAGACAAATTGGCAACTAGGTTCAACAAGTTCACAATGAACACAATAGCGCAAACCCTGAGTAAAGCCAGATTCATAACCCCTCTATTATTGGATTAAATACTTTTCCAGTTCCGGGAACGCATCGGAAGTAAAGAACATCCAGCGTCCCTTAGCCATCAACCAGCCAGCCCATCCATTTTTAGGATTTCTCTGTTGGGTTAATTTAAAAACATCCTGTTTTATCGTAATGCTATTACCAAGCAAAAAGGTAATCCGCACAAGTTCATTTTCAAGGAATTCGACTTTCTGCGGAGCTATATGTAGGGCAACAAAGCAATAATAAAGCAAGAACAATTCCTTGAAAACCCACATAAAATTTATAGTATCATACGCTCCGGTATTTACCATAACAACAATGGATTTCACAAGCCAAAAAGCACCGAAAAAGAACAACGCCACCGATCCCCAAGTCATGCTTTTGCTTTTAGAAACATATACTTTATTTTCTTCCATTCTATTACCTCGTTCTAAAAATAAAAAACGGCCCAGATTTCATTCCGAGTCGTCTTTAATTTCTAGTTCCTTCGACGTGACACCTCGCGGCATCTTGCTCAGGATGACGCCGTTAGCGAGTTTAATGATTTGCGCGGTATTACCCGCGCAACATTTTACTTCACGAAGGCGGCGTAGATGGCCTTGATAGCCTTTTCAGTATCGGCTTCGTCAACACCAGTGATGATGTTAATCTGGGAAGAACCCTGGTCGATAATGCGGACGTTCACCTTGCTTTCTGCGAGAGCCGTAAAGAGCTTTGCAGCAACACCGATCTTGTTCGTCATGCCGTGACCCACGGTAGCGATAAGAGCGATGCCCGGGAAAATCTTGATACGGTCCGGACGCATCTGCTGCGTGATGTCTTCAAGAACAACGTCCTGAACGGCGTCGAGAGCCTTGGAATCCACGACGATGCTCATGGAGTCAATTGCACTCGGGCAAAGTTCGTAGGAGAGTCCTTCGCTTTCGAGAACGGCGAGCACGCGGCGGCCAAAGCCAACTTCCTTGTTCATCATGGACTTTTCGATGTAGATCATCGAGAAGCCCTTGCGGCCTGCAACACCCGTAATCGGGAGCTTTGCGCTTTCCGGAGTCGGGCCAATGATGGTGCCGGCGTCTTCCGGGCGGTTCGTGTTGCGGATGTTGATAGGAATCTTCTTGGCGCGGCACGGAGCGATGGATTCGTCGTGGAGTACGCTTGCACCGGAGTAAGCGAGTTCGCGGATTTCGCGGTAGCTCACGTATTCGATCGGGAGCGGATTTTCGACGATGCGCGGGTCAGCCATGAGCATGCCCGAAACGTCGGTCCAGTTTTCGTACTTGGCAGCGTCAATGCCGTTGGCAAGGATTGCGCCAGTGATGTCGGAACCGCCACGGCTGAAGGTCTTTACTTCGCCACGGAGGTTAGAGCCATAGAAGCCCGGCAATACGTACAACTGATTTTCGTCACCGAGAGCCTTTGCAATTTCTTCGTAGGTCTTCGGAGCAATGCGGTACTTGTCATCGAAAGTGATGAGCGGGTAGCTATCGACGAAGTTTGCACCGAGATACTTTGCCATGAGGCGAGCGCAGAGGAATTCGCCACGGCTCACGAGGAAGTCCGTGCTCACGGATTCCGGATGGTTCTTGAGCTTGTCTTCGAGACTGTCGAGGTCTTCGGTAAGCTTGTCTTCAAGACCCAGGTCCTTGCAGATTTCATCATAGCGCTGGCGGATGAGGTTCCACGGCGTGGAGAAATCGAGGCCTTTGGAGGCGAGATCATAGGTGCTGTAGAGGAGGTCGGTCAGTTTGGTTTCTTTCGGGTTACGCTTGCCCGGAGCAGAAACGACGATGACTTTGCGGTTCTTGTCGCTTTCGACAATGGCCTTGATTTTCTTAAACTGACCTGCATCGGCAACGGAAGAGCCGCCGAACTTACAAACGATTCTAGACATTTTGTTCCTTTGGGCCACCAAACCTCTCAGCTTCGAGCGCAACCGCTTTCCTCGCGATTGTCGTGCCCAAGCCTACCCATCTGGCCAGCCACTTGGTTTTTGTGCAATGTAGCAGCGGCACTTTACCGCCGCGCGGGCAAATATAGTTAAAGACGAGTGTCGCGGCAATGGGGCTTGCACCAATTGACATGACCGAGCCGACTATATTCGCTCCGAAGGAGCGCCAATATAGCTAAAGGAGGACACAGCTGCAATGGTGCACACTCAAATAATTAACAAAAATTTACAGGACAAACGGGCGAAAAAAGCGTGTTTATATAGTAGAGCCACCTCAAATAAAATTTTGAAGGTCTATGAAAAAACACGAACAATTGATGATCATCGCAGCAAAATCAAACATACCCGTACTGCTGCAAGGGGAATCCGGGGTCGGTAAAGAAATCGCCGCACGATTTATTCACGAACACAGCCCACGAAACGCGGGGCCTTTCATCGCGCTCAACTGCGGCGCCATCGCCAGGAACCTCGCCGAAAGCCTACTGGAAGGAGCCAAGAAAGGTTCTTACACCGGAGCCGCAAGCGACCACCAAGGTATTGTGCAGGCGGCCAACGGAGGCACACTTTTTCTCGACGAAATCGGGGAAATGCCGTTCGACATGCAAAGCAAACTTTTGCGTATTCTTCAGGAACATTCCGTACTTCCACTGGGAGCAACGCAAAACGAGCCTGTCGACTTCAGACTGGTATGCGCAACAAACAGGGACTTGCAAAACGAAATACGGGACGGAAATTTCCGCAAGGACTTGTACTTTAGGCTAAGCGCCTTCCCCATCGTAATTCCGCCACTCCGCAACAGGGAGGACTTTCCCGAAATTGCAGCAACACTATGGAACGAAATCACCGCTAAAACTTTCGCAGAACAATTCCCTCTCCGCAACCGAGAAATCAAGGCTCTATCCAAATACAAGTGGCCGGGCAATATCCGCCAGCTGAAAAACGTTCTCCAGCGCTACGCGCTTCTGATGCAGCACAACATTTCGCTCGAAGAAATCCTCGCCGAAGAATTTTCGCGCAAGACAATAAACGATATTGACGACCGTTTCGCATACCAAACAGCGCGGGCATCGGCACCGCAATGGTCATTTATTCAAAAAGCGCTCTACGAAAATGACGGAAACAAGAGCAGGGCCGCCAAGTCCCTAAAAATCAGCCGCGGATGTCTCTGCTACCAAATAAAAAAACACAAGCTCCAACAATGGAGCTCGTGCAAAAATCTAGCGGAATGTGCGTCAGCCTAGAACTTCACGCCGACAGCAATGTAATGGTTGCCGCCTTCGAAAGCAGGGCGCGGGCTATAAGCGTAATCGAACACGATCATGCCAAACTTAACACCGAGACCGCCACTGACAGCATCTTCGGTATCCGGGCGGAACGCATAGCCCATGCGGAACGAAAGCATGTCAAAGTAAACGACTTCACCGCCAATCAAAAGTTGCGCCTTTGTATCGGCACGGCGATATCCATCTACAGACAAATGAATCATCCAGCGATCCAGAACCGGGATAAATCCCGATACGCCTGCCTGAAGCGCAAGCGGAGCCGCTTCTTTTTCGGACTCGTACTTACTTGCAAAACCAAGATTCGTAAAGTTCGCGCCAAAGGCAAAATACTGGT
This window harbors:
- a CDS encoding TatD family nuclease-associated radical SAM protein; this encodes MVVYTVTGNVGEAGYLDIANSGDITGKNIYVNMTNRCPCSCVFCLRQTKKMMEGNSLWLKGGEPSVETVLDIFAKYDLSVINELVFCGYGEPLERLHDVCKVIDELKTKYPKLKVRLNTNGLANLIHGEDITPQLEGRFDTVSISMNAPDAEEFLELTRSRFGIKSFDAMKEFAALAKFHVPNVVMTVVEKVMPEEKIEQCRKICNELGVTLRVRPFEN
- a CDS encoding aspartate kinase — protein: MSRIVCKFGGSSVADAGQFKKIKAIVESDKNRKVIVVSAPGKRNPKETKLTDLLYSTYDLASKGLDFSTPWNLIRQRYDEICKDLGLEDKLTEDLDSLEDKLKNHPESVSTDFLVSRGEFLCARLMAKYLGANFVDSYPLITFDDKYRIAPKTYEEIAKALGDENQLYVLPGFYGSNLRGEVKTFSRGGSDITGAILANGIDAAKYENWTDVSGMLMADPRIVENPLPIEYVSYREIRELAYSGASVLHDESIAPCRAKKIPINIRNTNRPEDAGTIIGPTPESAKLPITGVAGRKGFSMIYIEKSMMNKEVGFGRRVLAVLESEGLSYELCPSAIDSMSIVVDSKALDAVQDVVLEDITQQMRPDRIKIFPGIALIATVGHGMTNKIGVAAKLFTALAESKVNVRIIDQGSSQINIITGVDEADTEKAIKAIYAAFVK
- a CDS encoding sigma 54-interacting transcriptional regulator gives rise to the protein MKKHEQLMIIAAKSNIPVLLQGESGVGKEIAARFIHEHSPRNAGPFIALNCGAIARNLAESLLEGAKKGSYTGAASDHQGIVQAANGGTLFLDEIGEMPFDMQSKLLRILQEHSVLPLGATQNEPVDFRLVCATNRDLQNEIRDGNFRKDLYFRLSAFPIVIPPLRNREDFPEIAATLWNEITAKTFAEQFPLRNREIKALSKYKWPGNIRQLKNVLQRYALLMQHNISLEEILAEEFSRKTINDIDDRFAYQTARASAPQWSFIQKALYENDGNKSRAAKSLKISRGCLCYQIKKHKLQQWSSCKNLAECASA